In one window of Desulfonatronospira thiodismutans ASO3-1 DNA:
- a CDS encoding sulfotransferase family 2 domain-containing protein: protein MAIISHKNKFIFLKTRKTASGSVEVALAGVCGEQDQLCPTGDGKELGITEQNNQKPLKQVDVKDLGNFFAAMWKNTIKAGNPEVRHSWNKTRRIIKSSHFNAENMQKVCGKEVWNTYYKFCFERNPFDRLVSFYHWRTKKFKNPPSFRDFALAVIGKNKKQASRLKATNFSNRPFYEIDGEIVVDRIFHFENLHEDLSTFFMSKKIPWNGELLHTKAGFRPKKDYREYYDPELRRLCEKAFKFEMEHFKYEF from the coding sequence ATGGCCATAATCTCACACAAAAATAAATTTATTTTTTTAAAAACCCGAAAAACAGCTAGCGGCAGTGTGGAAGTAGCTCTGGCTGGTGTGTGTGGTGAACAGGACCAGCTCTGCCCCACAGGCGATGGCAAAGAACTGGGAATCACCGAACAAAACAATCAAAAACCCCTGAAGCAAGTAGATGTAAAAGACCTTGGAAACTTTTTTGCTGCCATGTGGAAAAACACCATTAAAGCCGGCAATCCAGAGGTGCGGCATTCCTGGAACAAGACGCGGCGTATAATTAAAAGCAGCCATTTTAACGCAGAGAATATGCAAAAGGTTTGCGGAAAAGAAGTTTGGAACACATATTACAAGTTTTGTTTTGAGCGTAATCCCTTTGACCGTCTGGTCTCTTTTTACCACTGGCGAACCAAGAAGTTTAAGAATCCTCCTTCTTTTAGAGATTTTGCCCTTGCAGTTATTGGGAAAAACAAAAAGCAAGCATCCAGGTTGAAAGCTACCAACTTTTCCAACAGGCCCTTTTACGAAATTGACGGCGAAATTGTTGTGGATAGAATATTTCACTTTGAAAATCTGCACGAGGATTTGAGTACTTTTTTCATGTCCAAAAAAATACCCTGGAATGGTGAATTGCTGCATACCAAGGCGGGATTTCGCCCCAAAAAGGATTACAGGGAATACTATGATCCTGAACTGCGCAGGCTATGCGAAAAAGCATTCAAATTTGAAATGGAACATTTTAAATATGAATTTTAA